Proteins found in one Schistocerca serialis cubense isolate TAMUIC-IGC-003099 chromosome 5, iqSchSeri2.2, whole genome shotgun sequence genomic segment:
- the LOC126480961 gene encoding uncharacterized protein LOC126480961, with protein MRQFSVFCLTVVVASCAAILSASPVASPEAPPAPATEAPVTEAAEDLGPGALLQDYEEDYEDADALGDGDPEGEDMEAAGALVFRPLFAYRRKMERQARRRRGRAHRSYHHQPHYSHGRYYHY; from the coding sequence GTATTCTGTCTGACGGTGGTGGTGGCCAGCTGCGCGGCGATCCTCTCCGCAAGCCCCGTGGCGTCACCAGAGGCGCCACCTGCCCCAGCGACAGAGGCGCCGGTGACGGAAGCGGCTGAGGACCTGGGTCCGGGCGCGCTGTTGCAGGACTATGAGGAGGACTACGAGGACGCGGACGCGCTAGGTGACGGGGATCCGGAGGGCGAGGACATGGAGGCGGCGGGCGCGCTCGTCTTCCGACCGCTGTTCGCCTACCGCCGCAAGATGGAGCGCCAGGCGCGCCGCCGAAGGGGGCGGGCCCACCGATCCTACCACCACCAGCCGCACTACAGCCACGGCCGCTACTACCACTACTGA